A portion of the Deinococcus humi genome contains these proteins:
- a CDS encoding biliverdin-producing heme oxygenase codes for MPVLHPSLSRVAYARLLSQLQAVVGPLEARLLTLPFPPAFELHLRLKAPLLTRDLGHLPSVSPTPPTVPQLAGVSEGLGALYVLEGATLGGQVIARHLQRNLNIQSQSGSAYFHAYGAATGPMWLALTEAMNRGVAPEDEEDVIAGAQHTFELFHQVLKGVSA; via the coding sequence ATGCCGGTTCTGCACCCTTCCCTGTCTCGGGTCGCCTACGCCCGTTTGCTCAGTCAGCTTCAAGCCGTCGTTGGGCCGCTGGAGGCTCGACTGCTGACCCTGCCTTTTCCGCCAGCCTTCGAGCTTCACCTGCGCCTGAAAGCACCGCTACTTACGCGTGACCTGGGACACCTGCCCTCTGTCTCCCCAACGCCGCCGACCGTTCCCCAACTGGCGGGGGTGTCTGAGGGGCTGGGCGCCCTTTACGTGCTGGAAGGGGCCACCCTGGGTGGGCAAGTTATTGCGCGCCATCTCCAACGGAACCTGAACATCCAATCCCAGAGCGGCAGTGCCTACTTCCACGCTTACGGTGCCGCAACTGGGCCAATGTGGCTGGCCCTGACGGAGGCGATGAATCGGGGCGTCGCGCCTGAGGATGAGGAAGACGTTATCGCAGGCGCGCAGCATACTTTTGAACTGTTCCATCAGGTGCTGAAAGGTGTCTCCGCATGA
- a CDS encoding ArsR family transcriptional regulator, with product MTIHLTHHTATPRQAELLLRPELRPLLNFLMTAARSASEVAEHLALPLARASYLLGKLCKGNVAFVERVDPRHGRPIKRYRVSPRWFIPYEVTAAETLEAFWLAQIGPRMERLSSLAAHQVQEHSPVWGLWLSRGETQSNLEIGDERGPAQDVFGGDEPLMLTIAGLRLPEPQARALKRLLLAVVEQGRAWESPTAPDYTLSLMLVRGTVE from the coding sequence GTGACGATACATCTGACGCACCACACGGCAACGCCCAGACAGGCTGAGCTGCTGCTGCGTCCAGAACTGCGCCCACTCCTGAATTTTCTGATGACAGCCGCCCGAAGTGCCAGTGAGGTGGCCGAACACCTGGCCCTGCCCCTGGCCCGCGCCTCATACCTGCTGGGGAAGCTGTGCAAGGGAAATGTCGCCTTCGTGGAACGGGTGGACCCCCGGCACGGGCGTCCCATCAAACGCTACCGGGTCTCGCCCCGCTGGTTCATTCCTTACGAAGTGACGGCGGCGGAGACCTTGGAGGCGTTCTGGCTGGCCCAGATCGGGCCGCGCATGGAGCGCCTCTCCTCGCTGGCTGCCCATCAGGTCCAGGAACACTCGCCCGTCTGGGGTCTGTGGTTGTCGCGGGGTGAAACGCAGAGCAATCTGGAGATCGGCGATGAGCGGGGGCCAGCGCAGGACGTGTTCGGGGGAGACGAGCCGCTGATGCTGACCATCGCCGGGTTGCGACTGCCGGAGCCTCAAGCCCGAGCACTCAAACGGCTTTTGCTGGCCGTGGTGGAGCAGGGAAGGGCGTGGGAGTCGCCCACCGCGCCGGACTACACGCTCAGCCTGATGCTGGTACGTGGCACGGTGGAATGA